A DNA window from Syngnathus typhle isolate RoL2023-S1 ecotype Sweden linkage group LG2, RoL_Styp_1.0, whole genome shotgun sequence contains the following coding sequences:
- the LOC133142833 gene encoding teashirt homolog 2, with protein sequence MPRRKQQAPRKAAVYMPDDEDAALHDSIVEEDAENDTLTEEESSEKTSPKMSEDRELDNKSTNSYSNQNSPSSLLSNQEADLESHLSDTCDRLSDFKNSSPRDGQPDEESSKRKEETGNSLQKMRAAYANFLSDSYWTGVGTELKLGRNTSKANCDSTNGSAKTEFDWHQDALSKTLQQTVSPKPTSKPNLFSSVHLYRQSSKPCGSVFTGASRFRCKDCSAAYDTLVELTVHMSKSGHYQDNNISKQSNSSTSSSKSKKRSLQDLEGKEDAQKVLKCMFCGHSFDSLQDLSVHMIKTKHYQKVPLKEPIPVITPKLLPPAKKRAFETARPCSPDSTTGVPGYGDTQRAGAVSNANNRFGYQNGASYTWQFETCKSQILKCMECGSSHDTLQQLTTHMMVTGHFIKVTNSASKKGKQLSLDPLSVEKIQGLAEPTAGEPDGEKLSLKNVSPASSETDGQGEGASNKMEETEAKDDKEKEGEDQKAGNGGFKYPYLREEDLEQDSGGGGDILKSLANTVASAINKAQTGTPSWSAYPSIHAAYQISGIIKSSPITAASPPVQLKQTFNQKLRVLAPKEKYLGATGVESPQGTHKNLDIKQETVVISDGKESQSVKLDLMETDDSDCQDDSSFSSKPDADCGNDGSEPIKGKLSPDFFDRGKTPSPSAGVTEPLKDTLDILAVNPLSALQSVLNNHLGKANKPNNSRADKLSSHIQSIFANTNNCSNKPSLMLSNPARNKPKKTFLFPTDDQPIDLTKSKHSKPRSSLLQSATPMPQKYALSDIADMVKVLPKATTPKPPTASRLPAIKLESDVRRFEDVSAEVYSVHKRKGRQSNWNPRHLLILQAQFASSLFLTSEGKYLLSDLGPQERMHISKFTGLSMTTISHWLANVKYQLRKTGGTKFLKNMDTGHPVFYCNDCASQFRSPTSFISHLESHLGFQIKDMNKMPVEHQIKVDEAELPKILGVRVSETLVPEEDGDSKFKCKLCCRTFASNHAVKLHLSKTHSKSPDNHSQYVEMDKE encoded by the coding sequence TATACATGCCTGATGATGAAGACGCTGCTCTTCACGACTCCATCGTCGAGGAAGATGCAGAAAATGACACCCTGACGGAGGAGGAATCCTCAGAGAAAACGAGCCCCAAAATGTCCGAAGATCGCGAGCTGGACAACAAGAGTACCAACAGTTACAGCAACCAGAACTCTCCCTCCAGTCTCCTGTCGAACCAAGAGGCGGATCTGGAGTCCCACCTTAGCGACACCTGCGACAGACTGTCCGACTTCAAGAACTCTTCACCGCGTGATGGCCAGCCGGATGAGGAGAGCTCTAAACGCAAAGAGGAAACGGGCAACAGTTTGCAGAAAATGAGAGCAGCCTATGCAAACTTTCTTTCCGATTCCTACTGGACAGGCGTTGGGACGGAATTGAAATTGGGCCGAAACACCAGCAAAGCCAACTGTGACAGCACCAACGGAAGCGCCAAGACTGAGTTCGACTGGCACCAGGATGCTCTGTCGAAGACCCTGCAGCAGACCGTCTCCCCGAAACCCACATCCAAGCCCAACCTCTTCAGTTCGGTCCACTTGTACCGTCAAAGCAGCAAACCCTGCGGTTCAGTCTTCACAGGTGCTAGCCGCTTCCGCTGTAAAGACTGCAGTGCTGCTTACGACACCCTGGTGGAGTTGACGGTCCACATGAGTAAGAGTGGCCACTACCAGGACAACAACATCAGCAAACAGAGTAATTCCTCCACATCATCCTCTAAATCCAAGAAACGTAGTTTGCAGGATCTGGAAGGGAAGGAGGATGCGCAGAAAGTTCTGAAGTGCATGTTCTGTGGTCATTCGTTTGACTCTCTCCAGGATCTGAGCGTCCATATGATCAAAACTAAGCATTACCAAAAAGTGCCTTTAAAGGAGCCAATCCCAGTAATCACGCCCAAACTACTGCCACCAGCAAAGAAGCGCGCCTTTGAAACCGCTAGGCCGTGCTCCCCCGACTCTACAACGGGCGTACCCGGCTACGGCGACACCCAACGCGCCGGTGCAGTTTCGAACGCAAACAATCGCTTTGGCTATCAGAACGGTGCGAGTTACACGTGGCAGTTTGAGACGTGCAAGTCTCAGATTTTGAAATGCATGGAGTGTGGAAGCTCCCATGACACCTTACAGCAACTCACCACACACATGATGGTGACGGGACATTTCATCAAGGTGACCAACTCTGCTTCCAAGAAGGGTAAACAGCTATCGCTCGATCCCCTGTCTGTGGAGAAAATCCAGGGGTTAGCCGAGCCCACTGCCGGTGAACCAGATGGAGAAAAGTTGTCTCTCAAGAATGTTTCCCCTGCAAGCAGCGAGACAGATGGCCAAGGGGAGGGCGCATCAAACAAAATGGAAGAAACGGAAGCAAAAGATGACAAAGAAAAAGAGGGTGAAGATCAGAAGGCAGGAAATGGGGGATTTAAGTACCCTTATCTTCGGGAGGAAGATCTGGAGCAGGACTCTGGTGGAGGGGGAGACATTCTTAAATCTTTAGCTAACACAGTAGCCTCGGCTATCAATAAAGCCCAAACAGGGACGCCAAGCTGGAGTGCCTATCCGAGCATTCACGCCGCCTATCAGATCTCTGGTATCATCAAAAGCAGCCCCATCACAGCTGCATCACCCCCTGTTCAGCTGAAGCAAACGTTCAACCAAAAGCTGAGGGTGCTCGCCCCAAAGGAGAAGTACCTTGGTGCCACTGGCGTTGAGAGTCCCCAGGGGACGCATAAGAACTTGGACATCAAACAAGAAACGGTTGTGATTAGTGACGGGAAGGAAAGTCAAAGTGTGAAGCTTGATCTGATGGAGACGGACGACAGCGATTGTCAGGATGATTCCTCTTTCTCTTCAAAGCCAGATGCCGACTGTGGCAATGACGGGAGTGAGCCGATCAAAGGGAAGCTGAGCCCCGATTTTTTTGACAGGGGCAAGACTCCAAGCCCCTCTGCCGGCGTCACAGAGCCTCTCAAAGACACTCTGGATATCCTTGCCGTAAACCCTCTTAGTGCACTGCAGTCAGTTCTGAACAATCATTTGGGCAAAGCAAATAAGCCCAACAACTCGCGAGCAGACAAACTATCTTCTCATATCCAGTCTATTTTTGCAAACACTAACAATTGCAGCAACAAGCCCTCGTTGATGCTCAGTAATCCCGCCAGGAATAAGccgaaaaaaacatttctttttccaaCCGATGACCAACCGATAGACCTGACTAAATCGAAACACAGCAAACCAAGATCTTCTCTGCTGCAGTCCGCCACCCCGATGCCACAGAAGTACGCCCTGTCCGACATCGCCGACATGGTCAAAGTGCTCCCCAAAGCCACCACGCCAAAGCCGCCCACCGCATCCAGGCTCCCGGCCATAAAACTGGAATCGGACGTCAGGCGCTTTGAGGACGTGTCCGCCGAGGTCTACTCCGTCCACAAGCGCAAAGGCCGCCAGTCCAACTGGAATCCTCGCCATCTTCTCATCTTGCAAGCTCAGTTCGcctccagcctcttcctcaccTCGGAGGGGAAGTATCTTCTCTCAGACCTCGGCCCTCAAGAGCGGATGCACATCTCGAAGTTCACGGGACTCTCCATGACCACCATAAGTCATTGGCTAGCTAATGTGAAGTACCAGTTACGGAAAACGGGAGGCACCAAATTCCTCAAGAACATGGACACGGGTCACCCGGTCTTCTACTGCAATGACTGCGCTTCCCAGTTCAGGTCGCCAACCTCCTTCATTTCCCATCTGGAATCCCATCTGGGCTTCCAAATCAAAGACATGAACAAGATGCCGGTGGAGCATCAGATCAAGGTGGACGAGGCGGAGCTCCCGAAGATTCTCGGCGTCCGGGTCTCAGAGACTCTGGTCCCGGAGGAGGACGGTGACTCTAAGTTTAAATGTAAGCTGTGCTGTCGGACATTCGCCAGTAATCACGCCGTCAAACTCCATTTGAGTAAAACTCACAGCAAATCCCCTGACAACCACTCGCAGTACGTGGAGATGGACAAAGAATAG